A single genomic interval of Methylobacterium bullatum harbors:
- the yohK gene encoding Inner membrane protein YohK, which produces MTGDFALWVYLSRTPLLWLTVTLMVYAVADRVATASNRHPLANPVVVAIILMACVLKLTGTPYPTYFEGAQFVHFLLGPATVALAIPLYEYRATVLRSLAPMLAALLVGSVVALISATTLGTAFGIPHDVIVASVPKSVTTGVAMGIAQNLGGDPTLAAVLVMLTGMTGGILVTPLMNLLRIQDMRARGFAAGLAAHGVGTARAFQVNEVAGAFAGIALGLNALITAILAPLAVTFLR; this is translated from the coding sequence ATGACCGGCGATTTCGCCCTCTGGGTCTATCTCTCGCGCACGCCCCTGTTGTGGCTGACCGTCACGCTCATGGTCTACGCCGTGGCCGACCGCGTCGCCACGGCGTCGAACCGGCATCCCCTCGCCAATCCCGTGGTGGTCGCCATCATCCTGATGGCCTGCGTGCTGAAGCTGACGGGGACGCCCTATCCCACCTATTTCGAGGGTGCGCAGTTCGTCCATTTCCTTCTGGGGCCGGCGACCGTGGCCCTGGCGATCCCGCTCTACGAATACCGCGCGACAGTGCTGCGCTCGCTGGCGCCGATGCTGGCGGCCCTCCTCGTCGGCTCGGTGGTGGCGCTGATCTCGGCGACGACTCTCGGGACCGCCTTCGGCATCCCGCACGACGTCATCGTCGCCTCGGTACCGAAATCGGTGACCACCGGCGTCGCCATGGGCATTGCCCAGAATCTCGGCGGCGATCCGACCCTGGCGGCGGTGCTGGTGATGCTGACCGGCATGACCGGCGGCATCCTGGTCACCCCGCTCATGAACCTGCTTCGCATCCAGGACATGCGCGCGCGGGGCTTCGCGGCGGGTCTCGCCGCCCACGGCGTCGGGACAGCGAGGGCGTTCCAAGTGAACGAAGTGGCCGGCGCCTTCGCCGGCATCGCGCTTGGCCTCAACGCCCTCATCACCGCGATCCTGGCGCCGCTCGCGGTCACGTTCCTGCGTTGA
- the cidA gene encoding Holin-like protein CidA, with the protein MIVSLTLILLAQLVGEALARGAALPVPGPVIGMALLLLFMVVRDRWRGQAARILAAPLVDGTLERSGKGLLAHLSLMFIPAGAGIVGRLDVLEAHGLALACVVVVSTLATLTATALTFVAVKRWVAPGERP; encoded by the coding sequence ATGATCGTCAGTTTGACGCTGATCCTCCTGGCTCAGCTCGTCGGTGAGGCGCTGGCACGGGGAGCGGCCCTTCCGGTGCCCGGCCCCGTCATCGGGATGGCGCTCCTCCTTCTCTTCATGGTGGTCCGGGACCGTTGGCGCGGCCAGGCCGCCCGCATCCTCGCCGCGCCCCTCGTGGACGGCACCCTGGAGCGCTCGGGAAAAGGGCTGCTCGCCCATCTCTCGCTGATGTTCATCCCCGCCGGCGCCGGGATCGTCGGCCGGCTCGACGTGCTCGAAGCCCATGGCCTGGCCCTCGCCTGCGTGGTCGTCGTCTCGACCCTGGCGACCCTGACGGCGACGGCGCTCACCTTCGTGGCCGTCAAGCGCTGGGTCGCACCGGGGGAGCGGCCATGA
- the bacA gene encoding Vitamin B12 transport ATP-binding protein BacA, whose protein sequence is MAVLRTGLGLQAAITALFALVLLILPGTATPLYVSLSGFAMVVILLASAKLSDYLKVFVSVYGIGYLFLAGAKQLAASGLLPETLAALLPPAFAATGAVVFAGIVFGISHLEPIRAITRIADPFFAAREEPNREIRPFHFFGSTEGRVARRLVALSIFITFAQVALQLRLNFWYRDLFNALQEYNADAFWYQLVWIFVPLATIWVIIGMFDTFVDASLHIRWRTWLARSLYSRWLDGGTHYRIPFTDEPADNPDQRIQSDVNLFIQQTTSLSIRLLSQAATLVSFIVVLWGLSRDFVLPFTDTVVPGFLVWLVIVYAVVGTWLTHLIGRPLIGLDFRQEKVEADFRFSLARTRIYSEQIALLRGERSETVRLRELFHEIIGNYLAIIYRRIKIGSFTLSYNQISVVFPYILAAPSYFLKKITLGQFQQTASAFSSVQGSLSFFIDSYTTIASYRANTNRLTSFKRAMTKAEALSGAGYGLVQGNGTGPNVTASGLTLALPDGREIVTAGSFTLGKGAATLLTGPSGSGKSTLFRAIAGIWPFGKGRVDVPEGQSALVLPQRPYIPLGTLRGAVVYPSTTDQFSDEAIREALIAAQLPQLADRLDEVDAWDQRLSGGEQQRLAIARAVLAKPAWLFLDESTAALDEPSEAGIYRMLRERLPGTTIVSIGHRSTLHALHDTRIDMKPGQDGRFTPTELSDAAVAK, encoded by the coding sequence GTGGCCGTACTCAGGACAGGCCTCGGCCTGCAGGCCGCCATTACGGCGCTCTTCGCCCTCGTACTTCTGATCCTGCCGGGCACTGCAACGCCGCTCTACGTCAGCCTCAGCGGCTTTGCGATGGTGGTGATCCTCCTCGCCTCCGCCAAACTGTCCGATTACCTGAAGGTGTTCGTATCGGTTTATGGCATCGGCTACCTGTTCCTGGCCGGAGCCAAACAACTCGCGGCATCGGGCCTCCTGCCGGAGACCCTGGCGGCTCTGCTGCCGCCGGCCTTCGCGGCCACAGGCGCGGTGGTCTTCGCCGGCATCGTGTTCGGGATCTCCCATCTCGAACCGATCCGCGCGATCACCCGCATCGCCGACCCGTTCTTCGCCGCGCGCGAGGAGCCGAACCGGGAAATCCGGCCGTTTCATTTCTTCGGCAGCACCGAAGGCCGGGTGGCACGGCGCCTCGTGGCGCTCTCCATCTTCATCACCTTCGCCCAGGTGGCGCTGCAACTGCGCCTGAACTTCTGGTACCGCGACCTCTTCAACGCGCTGCAGGAATATAACGCCGACGCCTTCTGGTATCAGCTCGTCTGGATCTTCGTGCCCCTGGCGACGATCTGGGTCATCATCGGCATGTTCGACACCTTCGTCGATGCCTCGCTCCACATCCGCTGGCGCACCTGGCTGGCCCGCAGCCTCTACAGCCGCTGGCTCGATGGCGGCACGCATTACCGGATCCCCTTCACCGACGAGCCGGCCGATAACCCGGATCAGCGCATCCAGAGCGACGTCAACCTCTTCATCCAGCAGACGACGAGCCTGTCGATCCGGCTCCTGTCGCAGGCCGCGACCCTGGTCTCCTTCATCGTCGTGCTCTGGGGACTTTCTCGGGACTTCGTACTCCCGTTCACCGATACGGTGGTGCCCGGGTTCCTCGTCTGGCTGGTCATCGTCTACGCGGTGGTCGGAACATGGTTGACCCATCTCATCGGCCGCCCGCTCATCGGGCTCGATTTTCGGCAAGAGAAGGTGGAGGCCGATTTCCGGTTCTCGCTCGCACGGACCCGGATCTATTCCGAGCAGATCGCCCTGCTGCGCGGCGAGCGCTCGGAGACCGTGCGCCTGCGCGAGCTCTTCCACGAGATCATCGGAAACTACCTCGCCATCATCTATCGACGGATCAAGATCGGAAGCTTCACTCTGTCGTACAACCAGATCAGCGTGGTGTTTCCCTACATCCTCGCCGCGCCCTCGTACTTCCTCAAAAAGATCACCCTAGGCCAGTTCCAGCAGACGGCGAGCGCTTTCAGCAGCGTGCAGGGCTCACTGTCCTTCTTCATCGATTCCTACACCACCATCGCGTCGTACCGCGCGAATACGAACCGCCTGACGTCGTTCAAGCGGGCAATGACCAAGGCAGAAGCCCTGTCCGGTGCCGGATACGGCCTCGTCCAGGGCAATGGGACCGGCCCGAACGTCACCGCCTCCGGCCTGACCCTCGCCTTGCCCGACGGCCGCGAGATCGTCACCGCCGGCTCGTTCACCCTCGGCAAGGGGGCGGCGACGCTGCTCACCGGGCCGTCCGGCTCCGGCAAGTCGACCCTGTTCCGCGCGATCGCCGGCATCTGGCCGTTCGGGAAGGGCCGGGTCGACGTGCCGGAAGGACAATCCGCGCTGGTTCTACCGCAGCGGCCCTATATCCCGCTCGGGACCCTGCGCGGTGCCGTGGTCTATCCCAGCACCACCGACCAGTTCTCCGACGAGGCGATCCGCGAGGCGCTGATCGCCGCGCAGCTGCCGCAACTCGCTGACCGTCTCGACGAGGTCGATGCCTGGGATCAGCGCCTGTCCGGTGGCGAACAGCAGCGCCTGGCCATCGCCCGCGCCGTGTTGGCAAAGCCCGCCTGGCTCTTCCTCGACGAATCCACCGCCGCCCTCGACGAACCGAGCGAGGCCGGCATCTACCGGATGCTGCGCGAGCGCCTGCCGGGCACGACGATCGTCTCCATTGGCCATCGCTCCACGCTGCATGCCCTCCACGACACGCGCATCGACATGAAGCCGGGCCAGGACGGGCGCTTCACGCCGACGGAACTCTCAGACGCCGCGGTCGCCAAGTAA